One Manihot esculenta cultivar AM560-2 chromosome 6, M.esculenta_v8, whole genome shotgun sequence DNA segment encodes these proteins:
- the LOC110618014 gene encoding transcription factor BIM1 isoform X5 gives MELPQQQRLFEAEGRKPTHDFLSLYGHSAGQQDPRPPSQGDLKTHDFLQPLERVGKITAKEETTREISSLERAPPHAPPPSVEHILPGGIGTYSISHISNYFYQRIPKPEDSTVFTVPQASSTDKNEEHSNCSSYTGSGFTLQEESASKKGKLEKENDGERSDYAREAAAIRGHWTSSERPSRSSTNTNHNSFCSISSTEPSRQKGQSFIDIIKSGKGSNQDDNSDDEEEFDPKKESSSPIHKGELRVKVDAKHTDQKANTPRSKHSATEQRRRSKINDRFQMLRELIPHVDQKRDKASFLLEVIEYIQFLQEKVQKYEGSYQGWKNEPAKLLPWGNGIRPIESYVDQSRGTSSGAGPAVLVAAKLGEENITVSPTILPNFFNSGASGRNGGAMAQIPPRLVSDAENKANQPKTQSLHIRSCTGEEVVAGDKLKEQELSIEGGTINISSVYSQGLLNTLTQALQSSGVDLSQASVSVQIELGKQANRRPILPESIVKDVEVPSSNQGTIRRRVSSGEGSHQAPKKLKASKS, from the exons GTGACCTCAAGACTCATGATTTTCTACAACCACTGGAACGGGTCGGGAAGATCACTGCTAAAGAAGAAACAACCCGTGAGATTTCATCCCTTGAAAGGGCGCCGCCTCATGCACCACCACCCTCAGTGGAGCACATCCTCCCTGGTGGCATTGGAACTTACAGTATTAGCCACATTTCTAACTATTTCTATCAAAGAATCCCAAAGCCAGAGGATAGCACAGTTTTCACCGTACCTCAAGCAAGTAGTACAGATAAAAATGAGGAGCATTCCAACTGCAGTTCTTATACCGGAAGTGGATTCACTCTGCAGGAAGAATCTGCATCGAAGAAGGGAAAGCTAGAGAAGGAGAATGACGGAGAAAGATCCGACTACGCAAGAG AGGCGGCGGCGATACGGGGGCATTGGACGTCGTCCGAGAGGCCATCAAGGTCATCAACGAACACCAATCACAATAGTTTCTGCTCTATCTCTTCCACTGA GCCATCCAGGCAGAAGGGCCAGAGCTTTATAGATATTATAAAATCAGGCAAAGGAAGTAATCAAGATGATAATTCAGATGACGAGGAGGAGTTCGATCCTAAGAAAGAAAGCTCTTCACCAATCCATAAAG GGGAGTTGAGGGTAAAAGTGGATGCAAAGCATACCGACCAGAAAGCTAATACGCCGCGATCAAAACATTCTGCCACTGAGCAACGGAGGAGGAGCAAAATAAATGATAG ATTTCAGATGTTGAGAGAACTCATTCCACACGTCGACCAAAAGAGAGACAAGGCGTCATTCCTTCTAGAG GTTATCGAGTATATTCAGTTTTTACAGGAGAAAGTACAAAAATATGAAGGGTCATACCAAGGATGGAAGAATGAACCTGCCAAATTGCTGCCATGG GGAAACGGCATCAGGCCTATAGAAAGTTATGTCGATCAATCTCGAGGCACTAGTAGTGGTGCTGGTCCTGCAGTACTTGTTGCTGCAAAGTTGGGCGAGGAAAACATCACCGTCTCTCCAACCATTCTG CCAAACTTCTTCAATTCTGGTGCAAGTGGTAGAAATGGTGGTGCAATGGCTCAAATTCCACCTAGGCTGGTATCAGATGCCGAGAACAAGGCAAATCAACCTAAAACCCAATCACTTCATATTAGATCCTGTACTGGTGAAGAAGTTGTTGCCGGTGATAAGTTGAAAGAACAAGAGCTGAGCATCGAAGGTGGTACAATTAACATCTCAAGTGTGTACTCTCAAGG GTTGCTAAACACTCTGACACAGGCACTGCAGAGTTCTGGAGTGGATTTGTCGCAGGCCAGTGTTTCAGTGCAAATTGAGCTGGGAAAGCAAGCAAATAGAAGACCAATCCTTCCTGAATCCATTGTTAAG GATGTTGAAGTTCCCTCGAGCAACCAAGGGACAATACGGCGAAGAGTCTCAAGCGGTGAGGGATCGCACCAAGCCCCAAAGAAACTCAAGGCAAGTAAAAGTTAG
- the LOC110618014 gene encoding transcription factor BIM1 isoform X1 has product MELPQQQRLFEAEGRKPTHDFLSLYGHSAGQQDPRPPSQGDLKTHDFLQPLERVGKITAKEETTREISSLERAPPHAPPPSVEHILPGGIGTYSISHISNYFYQRIPKPEDSTVFTVPQASSTDKNEEHSNCSSYTGSGFTLQEESASKKGKLEKENDGERSDYAREAAAIRGHWTSSERPSRSSTNTNHNSFCSISSTDFLNRPSRQKGQSFIDIIKSGKGSNQDDNSDDEEEFDPKKESSSPIHKGELRVKVDAKHTDQKANTPRSKHSATEQRRRSKINDRFQMLRELIPHVDQKRDKASFLLEVIEYIQFLQEKVQKYEGSYQGWKNEPAKLLPWGNGIRPIESYVDQSRGTSSGAGPAVLVAAKLGEENITVSPTILASTQNPVPVEYDMNSATTLKPLDRRPEIKNKAMPFPLSLQPNFFNSGASGRNGGAMAQIPPRLVSDAENKANQPKTQSLHIRSCTGEEVVAGDKLKEQELSIEGGTINISSVYSQGLLNTLTQALQSSGVDLSQASVSVQIELGKQANRRPILPESIVKDVEVPSSNQGTIRRRVSSGEGSHQAPKKLKASKS; this is encoded by the exons GTGACCTCAAGACTCATGATTTTCTACAACCACTGGAACGGGTCGGGAAGATCACTGCTAAAGAAGAAACAACCCGTGAGATTTCATCCCTTGAAAGGGCGCCGCCTCATGCACCACCACCCTCAGTGGAGCACATCCTCCCTGGTGGCATTGGAACTTACAGTATTAGCCACATTTCTAACTATTTCTATCAAAGAATCCCAAAGCCAGAGGATAGCACAGTTTTCACCGTACCTCAAGCAAGTAGTACAGATAAAAATGAGGAGCATTCCAACTGCAGTTCTTATACCGGAAGTGGATTCACTCTGCAGGAAGAATCTGCATCGAAGAAGGGAAAGCTAGAGAAGGAGAATGACGGAGAAAGATCCGACTACGCAAGAG AGGCGGCGGCGATACGGGGGCATTGGACGTCGTCCGAGAGGCCATCAAGGTCATCAACGAACACCAATCACAATAGTTTCTGCTCTATCTCTTCCACTGA CTTTTTAAACAGGCCATCCAGGCAGAAGGGCCAGAGCTTTATAGATATTATAAAATCAGGCAAAGGAAGTAATCAAGATGATAATTCAGATGACGAGGAGGAGTTCGATCCTAAGAAAGAAAGCTCTTCACCAATCCATAAAG GGGAGTTGAGGGTAAAAGTGGATGCAAAGCATACCGACCAGAAAGCTAATACGCCGCGATCAAAACATTCTGCCACTGAGCAACGGAGGAGGAGCAAAATAAATGATAG ATTTCAGATGTTGAGAGAACTCATTCCACACGTCGACCAAAAGAGAGACAAGGCGTCATTCCTTCTAGAG GTTATCGAGTATATTCAGTTTTTACAGGAGAAAGTACAAAAATATGAAGGGTCATACCAAGGATGGAAGAATGAACCTGCCAAATTGCTGCCATGG GGAAACGGCATCAGGCCTATAGAAAGTTATGTCGATCAATCTCGAGGCACTAGTAGTGGTGCTGGTCCTGCAGTACTTGTTGCTGCAAAGTTGGGCGAGGAAAACATCACCGTCTCTCCAACCATTCTGGCAAGTACACAGAACCCAGTACCAGTAGAATATGATATGAACTCGGCTACTACCTTAAAACCATTGGATCGCCGtcctgaaattaaaaataaagccaTGCCTTTTCCTTTGTCGCTGCAGCCAAACTTCTTCAATTCTGGTGCAAGTGGTAGAAATGGTGGTGCAATGGCTCAAATTCCACCTAGGCTGGTATCAGATGCCGAGAACAAGGCAAATCAACCTAAAACCCAATCACTTCATATTAGATCCTGTACTGGTGAAGAAGTTGTTGCCGGTGATAAGTTGAAAGAACAAGAGCTGAGCATCGAAGGTGGTACAATTAACATCTCAAGTGTGTACTCTCAAGG GTTGCTAAACACTCTGACACAGGCACTGCAGAGTTCTGGAGTGGATTTGTCGCAGGCCAGTGTTTCAGTGCAAATTGAGCTGGGAAAGCAAGCAAATAGAAGACCAATCCTTCCTGAATCCATTGTTAAG GATGTTGAAGTTCCCTCGAGCAACCAAGGGACAATACGGCGAAGAGTCTCAAGCGGTGAGGGATCGCACCAAGCCCCAAAGAAACTCAAGGCAAGTAAAAGTTAG
- the LOC110618014 gene encoding transcription factor BIM1 isoform X2, whose translation MELPQQQRLFEAEGRKPTHDFLSLYGHSAGQQDPRPPSQGDLKTHDFLQPLERVGKITAKEETTREISSLERAPPHAPPPSVEHILPGGIGTYSISHISNYFYQRIPKPEDSTVFTVPQASSTDKNEEHSNCSSYTGSGFTLQEESASKKGKLEKENDGERSDYAREAAAIRGHWTSSERPSRSSTNTNHNSFCSISSTEPSRQKGQSFIDIIKSGKGSNQDDNSDDEEEFDPKKESSSPIHKGELRVKVDAKHTDQKANTPRSKHSATEQRRRSKINDRFQMLRELIPHVDQKRDKASFLLEVIEYIQFLQEKVQKYEGSYQGWKNEPAKLLPWGNGIRPIESYVDQSRGTSSGAGPAVLVAAKLGEENITVSPTILASTQNPVPVEYDMNSATTLKPLDRRPEIKNKAMPFPLSLQPNFFNSGASGRNGGAMAQIPPRLVSDAENKANQPKTQSLHIRSCTGEEVVAGDKLKEQELSIEGGTINISSVYSQGLLNTLTQALQSSGVDLSQASVSVQIELGKQANRRPILPESIVKDVEVPSSNQGTIRRRVSSGEGSHQAPKKLKASKS comes from the exons GTGACCTCAAGACTCATGATTTTCTACAACCACTGGAACGGGTCGGGAAGATCACTGCTAAAGAAGAAACAACCCGTGAGATTTCATCCCTTGAAAGGGCGCCGCCTCATGCACCACCACCCTCAGTGGAGCACATCCTCCCTGGTGGCATTGGAACTTACAGTATTAGCCACATTTCTAACTATTTCTATCAAAGAATCCCAAAGCCAGAGGATAGCACAGTTTTCACCGTACCTCAAGCAAGTAGTACAGATAAAAATGAGGAGCATTCCAACTGCAGTTCTTATACCGGAAGTGGATTCACTCTGCAGGAAGAATCTGCATCGAAGAAGGGAAAGCTAGAGAAGGAGAATGACGGAGAAAGATCCGACTACGCAAGAG AGGCGGCGGCGATACGGGGGCATTGGACGTCGTCCGAGAGGCCATCAAGGTCATCAACGAACACCAATCACAATAGTTTCTGCTCTATCTCTTCCACTGA GCCATCCAGGCAGAAGGGCCAGAGCTTTATAGATATTATAAAATCAGGCAAAGGAAGTAATCAAGATGATAATTCAGATGACGAGGAGGAGTTCGATCCTAAGAAAGAAAGCTCTTCACCAATCCATAAAG GGGAGTTGAGGGTAAAAGTGGATGCAAAGCATACCGACCAGAAAGCTAATACGCCGCGATCAAAACATTCTGCCACTGAGCAACGGAGGAGGAGCAAAATAAATGATAG ATTTCAGATGTTGAGAGAACTCATTCCACACGTCGACCAAAAGAGAGACAAGGCGTCATTCCTTCTAGAG GTTATCGAGTATATTCAGTTTTTACAGGAGAAAGTACAAAAATATGAAGGGTCATACCAAGGATGGAAGAATGAACCTGCCAAATTGCTGCCATGG GGAAACGGCATCAGGCCTATAGAAAGTTATGTCGATCAATCTCGAGGCACTAGTAGTGGTGCTGGTCCTGCAGTACTTGTTGCTGCAAAGTTGGGCGAGGAAAACATCACCGTCTCTCCAACCATTCTGGCAAGTACACAGAACCCAGTACCAGTAGAATATGATATGAACTCGGCTACTACCTTAAAACCATTGGATCGCCGtcctgaaattaaaaataaagccaTGCCTTTTCCTTTGTCGCTGCAGCCAAACTTCTTCAATTCTGGTGCAAGTGGTAGAAATGGTGGTGCAATGGCTCAAATTCCACCTAGGCTGGTATCAGATGCCGAGAACAAGGCAAATCAACCTAAAACCCAATCACTTCATATTAGATCCTGTACTGGTGAAGAAGTTGTTGCCGGTGATAAGTTGAAAGAACAAGAGCTGAGCATCGAAGGTGGTACAATTAACATCTCAAGTGTGTACTCTCAAGG GTTGCTAAACACTCTGACACAGGCACTGCAGAGTTCTGGAGTGGATTTGTCGCAGGCCAGTGTTTCAGTGCAAATTGAGCTGGGAAAGCAAGCAAATAGAAGACCAATCCTTCCTGAATCCATTGTTAAG GATGTTGAAGTTCCCTCGAGCAACCAAGGGACAATACGGCGAAGAGTCTCAAGCGGTGAGGGATCGCACCAAGCCCCAAAGAAACTCAAGGCAAGTAAAAGTTAG
- the LOC110618014 gene encoding transcription factor BIM1 isoform X4, translated as MELPQQQRLFEAEGRKPTHDFLSLYGHSAGQQDPRPPSQGDLKTHDFLQPLERVGKITAKEETTREISSLERAPPHAPPPSVEHILPGGIGTYSISHISNYFYQRIPKPEDSTVFTVPQASSTDKNEEHSNCSSYTGSGFTLQEESASKKGKLEKENDGERSDYAREAAAIRGHWTSSERPSRSSTNTNHNSFCSISSTDFLNRPSRQKGQSFIDIIKSGKGSNQDDNSDDEEEFDPKKESSSPIHKGELRVKVDAKHTDQKANTPRSKHSATEQRRRSKINDRFQMLRELIPHVDQKRDKASFLLEVIEYIQFLQEKVQKYEGSYQGWKNEPAKLLPWGNGIRPIESYVDQSRGTSSGAGPAVLVAAKLGEENITVSPTILPNFFNSGASGRNGGAMAQIPPRLVSDAENKANQPKTQSLHIRSCTGEEVVAGDKLKEQELSIEGGTINISSVYSQGLLNTLTQALQSSGVDLSQASVSVQIELGKQANRRPILPESIVKDVEVPSSNQGTIRRRVSSGEGSHQAPKKLKASKS; from the exons GTGACCTCAAGACTCATGATTTTCTACAACCACTGGAACGGGTCGGGAAGATCACTGCTAAAGAAGAAACAACCCGTGAGATTTCATCCCTTGAAAGGGCGCCGCCTCATGCACCACCACCCTCAGTGGAGCACATCCTCCCTGGTGGCATTGGAACTTACAGTATTAGCCACATTTCTAACTATTTCTATCAAAGAATCCCAAAGCCAGAGGATAGCACAGTTTTCACCGTACCTCAAGCAAGTAGTACAGATAAAAATGAGGAGCATTCCAACTGCAGTTCTTATACCGGAAGTGGATTCACTCTGCAGGAAGAATCTGCATCGAAGAAGGGAAAGCTAGAGAAGGAGAATGACGGAGAAAGATCCGACTACGCAAGAG AGGCGGCGGCGATACGGGGGCATTGGACGTCGTCCGAGAGGCCATCAAGGTCATCAACGAACACCAATCACAATAGTTTCTGCTCTATCTCTTCCACTGA CTTTTTAAACAGGCCATCCAGGCAGAAGGGCCAGAGCTTTATAGATATTATAAAATCAGGCAAAGGAAGTAATCAAGATGATAATTCAGATGACGAGGAGGAGTTCGATCCTAAGAAAGAAAGCTCTTCACCAATCCATAAAG GGGAGTTGAGGGTAAAAGTGGATGCAAAGCATACCGACCAGAAAGCTAATACGCCGCGATCAAAACATTCTGCCACTGAGCAACGGAGGAGGAGCAAAATAAATGATAG ATTTCAGATGTTGAGAGAACTCATTCCACACGTCGACCAAAAGAGAGACAAGGCGTCATTCCTTCTAGAG GTTATCGAGTATATTCAGTTTTTACAGGAGAAAGTACAAAAATATGAAGGGTCATACCAAGGATGGAAGAATGAACCTGCCAAATTGCTGCCATGG GGAAACGGCATCAGGCCTATAGAAAGTTATGTCGATCAATCTCGAGGCACTAGTAGTGGTGCTGGTCCTGCAGTACTTGTTGCTGCAAAGTTGGGCGAGGAAAACATCACCGTCTCTCCAACCATTCTG CCAAACTTCTTCAATTCTGGTGCAAGTGGTAGAAATGGTGGTGCAATGGCTCAAATTCCACCTAGGCTGGTATCAGATGCCGAGAACAAGGCAAATCAACCTAAAACCCAATCACTTCATATTAGATCCTGTACTGGTGAAGAAGTTGTTGCCGGTGATAAGTTGAAAGAACAAGAGCTGAGCATCGAAGGTGGTACAATTAACATCTCAAGTGTGTACTCTCAAGG GTTGCTAAACACTCTGACACAGGCACTGCAGAGTTCTGGAGTGGATTTGTCGCAGGCCAGTGTTTCAGTGCAAATTGAGCTGGGAAAGCAAGCAAATAGAAGACCAATCCTTCCTGAATCCATTGTTAAG GATGTTGAAGTTCCCTCGAGCAACCAAGGGACAATACGGCGAAGAGTCTCAAGCGGTGAGGGATCGCACCAAGCCCCAAAGAAACTCAAGGCAAGTAAAAGTTAG
- the LOC110618014 gene encoding transcription factor BIM1 isoform X3 has product MELPQQQRLFEAEGRKPTHDFLSLYGHSAGQQDPRPPSQGDLKTHDFLQPLERVGKITAKEETTREISSLERAPPHAPPPSVEHILPGGIGTYSISHISNYFYQRIPKPEDSTVFTVPQASSTDKNEEHSNCSSYTGSGFTLQEESASKKGKLEKENDGERSDYAREAAAIRGHWTSSERPSRPSRQKGQSFIDIIKSGKGSNQDDNSDDEEEFDPKKESSSPIHKGELRVKVDAKHTDQKANTPRSKHSATEQRRRSKINDRFQMLRELIPHVDQKRDKASFLLEVIEYIQFLQEKVQKYEGSYQGWKNEPAKLLPWGNGIRPIESYVDQSRGTSSGAGPAVLVAAKLGEENITVSPTILASTQNPVPVEYDMNSATTLKPLDRRPEIKNKAMPFPLSLQPNFFNSGASGRNGGAMAQIPPRLVSDAENKANQPKTQSLHIRSCTGEEVVAGDKLKEQELSIEGGTINISSVYSQGLLNTLTQALQSSGVDLSQASVSVQIELGKQANRRPILPESIVKDVEVPSSNQGTIRRRVSSGEGSHQAPKKLKASKS; this is encoded by the exons GTGACCTCAAGACTCATGATTTTCTACAACCACTGGAACGGGTCGGGAAGATCACTGCTAAAGAAGAAACAACCCGTGAGATTTCATCCCTTGAAAGGGCGCCGCCTCATGCACCACCACCCTCAGTGGAGCACATCCTCCCTGGTGGCATTGGAACTTACAGTATTAGCCACATTTCTAACTATTTCTATCAAAGAATCCCAAAGCCAGAGGATAGCACAGTTTTCACCGTACCTCAAGCAAGTAGTACAGATAAAAATGAGGAGCATTCCAACTGCAGTTCTTATACCGGAAGTGGATTCACTCTGCAGGAAGAATCTGCATCGAAGAAGGGAAAGCTAGAGAAGGAGAATGACGGAGAAAGATCCGACTACGCAAGAG AGGCGGCGGCGATACGGGGGCATTGGACGTCGTCCGAGAGGCCATCAAG GCCATCCAGGCAGAAGGGCCAGAGCTTTATAGATATTATAAAATCAGGCAAAGGAAGTAATCAAGATGATAATTCAGATGACGAGGAGGAGTTCGATCCTAAGAAAGAAAGCTCTTCACCAATCCATAAAG GGGAGTTGAGGGTAAAAGTGGATGCAAAGCATACCGACCAGAAAGCTAATACGCCGCGATCAAAACATTCTGCCACTGAGCAACGGAGGAGGAGCAAAATAAATGATAG ATTTCAGATGTTGAGAGAACTCATTCCACACGTCGACCAAAAGAGAGACAAGGCGTCATTCCTTCTAGAG GTTATCGAGTATATTCAGTTTTTACAGGAGAAAGTACAAAAATATGAAGGGTCATACCAAGGATGGAAGAATGAACCTGCCAAATTGCTGCCATGG GGAAACGGCATCAGGCCTATAGAAAGTTATGTCGATCAATCTCGAGGCACTAGTAGTGGTGCTGGTCCTGCAGTACTTGTTGCTGCAAAGTTGGGCGAGGAAAACATCACCGTCTCTCCAACCATTCTGGCAAGTACACAGAACCCAGTACCAGTAGAATATGATATGAACTCGGCTACTACCTTAAAACCATTGGATCGCCGtcctgaaattaaaaataaagccaTGCCTTTTCCTTTGTCGCTGCAGCCAAACTTCTTCAATTCTGGTGCAAGTGGTAGAAATGGTGGTGCAATGGCTCAAATTCCACCTAGGCTGGTATCAGATGCCGAGAACAAGGCAAATCAACCTAAAACCCAATCACTTCATATTAGATCCTGTACTGGTGAAGAAGTTGTTGCCGGTGATAAGTTGAAAGAACAAGAGCTGAGCATCGAAGGTGGTACAATTAACATCTCAAGTGTGTACTCTCAAGG GTTGCTAAACACTCTGACACAGGCACTGCAGAGTTCTGGAGTGGATTTGTCGCAGGCCAGTGTTTCAGTGCAAATTGAGCTGGGAAAGCAAGCAAATAGAAGACCAATCCTTCCTGAATCCATTGTTAAG GATGTTGAAGTTCCCTCGAGCAACCAAGGGACAATACGGCGAAGAGTCTCAAGCGGTGAGGGATCGCACCAAGCCCCAAAGAAACTCAAGGCAAGTAAAAGTTAG